From Brassica oleracea var. oleracea cultivar TO1000 chromosome C3, BOL, whole genome shotgun sequence, a single genomic window includes:
- the LOC106333509 gene encoding UDP-glycosyltransferase 73C3-like yields the protein MASEVSHHSYSSLHFVLFPFMAQGHMIPMVDIAKLLAQRGVAITIITTPNNAARFKNVLHRAIESGLSINLVHVKFPHQEAGLPEGQENVDFLESMGSMATFLKAVNMLEEPVQKLIDEMTPQPSCIISDMCLFYTNKIAKRLNIPKIVFHGFSSFCLLCMHVLRNNHEMLENIKSDKEYFLLPSFPDKVEFTKLQAPVDTHPEGDWKDVLSNLDEADTTSFGVIVNTFEELEPAYVKELKEARDGKVWTLGPVALCNKLGADQAERGKKADINQEDCLKWLDSKEEGSVLYVCLGSICNLTLDQLKELGLGLEESKRPFIWVIRSWDKYDELAEWILESGFEERIKERGLLIKGWSPQMIILQHVSVGGFLTHCGWNSTLEGITSGLPLLTWPLFADQFSNEKLVVQVLKSGVRVGVDEPMIWGEEEKIGVLVDKEGVKKAVEELMGDSDDAKERRRRAKGLGELAHKAVDKGGSSHSNITLLIEDIMDQVKSRN from the coding sequence ATGGCTTCTGAAGTTAGCCACCACTCATATTCTTCGCTTCACTTTGTTCTCTTTCCCTTCATGGCTCAAGGCCACATGATTCCCATGGTCGATATTGCAAAGCTTTTGGCTCAGCGTGGTGTGGCCATAACAATCATCACAACTCCTAACAACGCAGCGAGGTTCAAAAACGTCTTACACCGTGCCATCGAGTCTGGCTTGTCCATCAACCTGGTGCATGTCAAGTTTCCACATCAAGAAGCTGGTTTACCAGAAGGACAAGAGAACGTAGATTTTCTTGAGTCGATGGGGTCGATGGCAACTTTTCTTAAAGCGGTTAACATGCTCGAAGAACCGGTCCAGAAGCTTATTGATGAGATGACACCTCAACCAAGCTGTATCATTTCTGATATGTGTTTGTTTTATACAAACAAAATTGCTAAGAGGTTGAATATACCAAAGATCGTTTTCCATGGCTTTTCTAGCTTTTGTCTTCTGTGTATGCATGTTTTACGCAATAACCATGAGATGCTGGAGAATATAAAGTCAGACAAAGAGTATTTCCTCCTTCCCTCTTTCCCTGACAAAGTTGAATTTACAAAACTTCAAGCTCCTGTGGATACACATCCTGAGGGAGATTGGAAAGATGTGCTTAGCAATTTGGACGAGGCGGACACCACATCCTTTGGTGTTATCGTCAACACCTTTGAAGAGCTCGAACCAGCTTATGTCAAAGAACTCAAGGAGGCCAGAGATGGTAAAGTATGGACCCTTGGACCTGTTGCCTTGTGCAACAAGTTGGGAGCAGATCAAGCTGAGAGGGGAAAGAAGGCAGACATTAACCAAGAAGATTGTCTTAAATGGCTTGATTCTAAAGAAGAAGGGTCAGTGCTATATGTTTGCCTTGGTAGCATTTGCAATCTTACCTTGGATCAGCTCAAGGAGCTCGGGCTAGGCCTTGAGGAATCCAAAAGACCTTTCATTTGGGTCATAAGAAGCTGGGACAAGTATGATGAGCTAGCTGAGTGGATCTTGGAGAGCGGTTTCGAAGAAAGAATCAAAGAGAGAGGCCTTCTCATCAAAGGATGGTCTCCTCAAATGATTATTCTTCAACATGTGTCTGTAGGAGGGTTCTTAACCCATTGTGGATGGAACTCAACTCTTGAGGGGATAACATCTGGTCTACCACTGCTTACATGGCCGCTATTTGCTGACCAATTCTCCAATGAGAAATTGGTCGTGCAGGTGTTAAAATCCGGTGTTAGAGTTGGGGTCGATGAGCCTATGATATGGGGTGAAGAGGAGAAAATAGGAGTATTGGTGGATAAAGAGGGAGTTAAGAAAGCAGTGGAAGAGTTAATGGGTGATTCGGATGACGCTAAGGAGAGAAGAAGAAGAGCCAAAGGGCTTGGAGAATTAGCACATAAGGCTGTGGACAAAGGAGGCTCTTCTCATTCTAACATCACTTTACTCATAGAAGACATTATGGACCAAGTGAAATCCAGAAACTGA